The Corynebacterium suranareeae genome window below encodes:
- the nadC gene encoding carboxylating nicotinate-nucleotide diphosphorylase: MTTHIDRIVSAALSEDAPWGDITSEAFIPGQAQLSAQVVAREPGVFSGQELFDASFRLVDPLSEVSLDIRDGDSFKAGDILGKITGNARSILRSERIALNFVQRTSGIATLTSQYVAETKGSKARIVDTRKTTPGLRIIERQAVRDGGGFNHRATLSDAVMVKDNHLAAIASQGLSITEALLNMKARLPHTTHVEVEVDHIEQIEPVLAAGVDTIMLDNFTIDQLIEGVELIGGRALVEASGGVNLNTVGKIATTGVDIISVGALTHSVRALDLGLDIFS, translated from the coding sequence GTGACTACTCACATTGATCGCATAGTTAGTGCTGCTTTATCCGAGGATGCCCCATGGGGCGATATTACATCCGAGGCTTTTATCCCCGGGCAGGCGCAGCTGAGTGCTCAGGTTGTCGCCCGGGAACCGGGAGTATTTAGCGGGCAAGAGCTTTTCGACGCTTCCTTCCGTCTCGTGGATCCGCTTTCGGAGGTTTCCTTGGATATCCGAGACGGCGACAGCTTTAAAGCTGGTGACATCCTAGGAAAGATTACTGGAAATGCGAGAAGTATCCTTCGCTCAGAACGCATTGCCTTAAACTTTGTCCAAAGGACCTCTGGCATCGCAACACTGACTTCCCAGTACGTTGCAGAAACCAAAGGCAGCAAAGCACGTATTGTGGATACGAGAAAAACCACACCCGGGCTTCGCATTATCGAGCGACAAGCAGTTCGAGATGGTGGTGGATTCAACCACCGAGCCACGCTCTCTGATGCTGTGATGGTCAAAGATAATCACCTTGCTGCAATTGCTAGCCAGGGACTATCCATTACGGAAGCATTACTCAACATGAAAGCCCGACTGCCCCACACCACCCATGTGGAAGTAGAAGTAGATCACATTGAGCAGATCGAGCCTGTGCTTGCAGCAGGCGTAGACACCATCATGTTGGATAATTTCACCATTGACCAACTGATTGAAGGCGTGGAACTAATTGGCGGTCGCGCACTGGTTGAGGCTTCAGGAGGAGTTAATCTCAACACCGTAGGAAAAATCGCTACCACGGGCGTAGACATTATTTCAGTAGGAGCACTCACCCACTCTGTTCGAGCGCTAGATCTAGGGCTAGATATTTTCTCATGA
- the abc-f gene encoding ribosomal protection-like ABC-F family protein translates to MTETLVVSGLAGGYGHRTLFNDVNLTVASGDVVGVVGVNGAGKSTFLKILAGVDKPLAGTIALSPADAFVGYLPQEHSRISGETIAAYIARRTGCQATTTAMDDTAEAFGADPDNIALADAYSEALDRWMASGAADLEERIPIVLAELGFELPTSTLMEGLSGGQAARVGLAALLLSRFDIVLLDEPTNDLDLDGLEKLENFVQGLRGGVVLVSHDREFLSRCVTTVLELDLHQNSHHVYGGGYDSYLEERAVLRQHARDQYEEFAEKKKDLVTRARTQREWSSHGVRNAIKRAPDNDKLRKKAAAESSEKQAQKVRQMESRIARLEEVEEPRKEWKLQFSVGKAPRSSSVVATLNDASFIQGDFTLGPVSLQVNAGDRIGITGPNGAGKSTLLRGLLGKQQPTSGSATMGTSVAIGEIDQARALLDPQLPLISAFEKHVPDLAISEVRTLLAKFGLNENHVERDVEKLSPGERTRAGLALLQVRGVNVLVLDEPTNHLDLEAIEQLEQALASYDGVLLLVTHDRRMLEAVHLNRRWHVEDGSVKQL, encoded by the coding sequence ATAAGCCTTTAGCTGGAACAATCGCGCTGTCACCAGCTGATGCTTTCGTAGGTTATTTGCCACAGGAACACTCCCGGATATCTGGGGAAACAATCGCAGCCTATATTGCGCGTAGGACCGGATGTCAGGCAACAACAACGGCCATGGATGACACCGCCGAGGCATTTGGCGCGGATCCAGACAACATTGCTTTGGCCGATGCATACTCCGAAGCCCTTGATCGATGGATGGCCAGTGGCGCCGCCGACTTAGAAGAACGTATCCCCATTGTGCTTGCTGAGCTGGGGTTTGAGCTCCCCACCTCGACGCTGATGGAAGGACTTTCAGGCGGGCAGGCAGCCCGGGTCGGTCTGGCAGCGTTGCTGTTATCGCGCTTTGACATTGTGCTTCTCGACGAACCCACCAACGATCTAGACCTTGACGGCCTAGAAAAACTCGAGAATTTTGTCCAGGGGCTTCGCGGGGGAGTCGTCCTGGTTAGCCATGACCGTGAGTTTCTATCGCGGTGCGTGACAACGGTATTAGAACTAGACCTCCATCAAAATTCCCACCACGTATATGGCGGTGGATATGATTCCTACCTTGAGGAACGCGCTGTGCTGCGCCAACATGCCAGAGATCAATACGAGGAATTTGCCGAAAAGAAAAAGGATCTTGTCACAAGAGCTAGAACCCAACGCGAATGGTCTAGCCACGGTGTGCGCAACGCTATTAAGCGTGCACCCGATAATGACAAACTCCGCAAGAAAGCCGCTGCGGAATCTAGCGAAAAACAGGCGCAAAAAGTCCGACAAATGGAAAGCCGTATCGCGCGACTAGAAGAAGTTGAAGAGCCACGCAAAGAATGGAAACTACAGTTCAGCGTAGGTAAAGCACCACGCTCAAGTTCAGTTGTTGCCACCTTAAACGATGCGAGCTTCATCCAGGGTGACTTCACGTTGGGTCCGGTGTCGCTGCAAGTAAATGCTGGTGATCGCATTGGTATTACAGGACCAAATGGTGCTGGTAAATCAACGTTGCTGCGAGGCCTTTTAGGTAAACAACAACCCACCAGCGGCAGTGCCACGATGGGAACAAGTGTTGCGATCGGAGAGATCGATCAGGCACGCGCACTCCTAGATCCACAGCTGCCCTTGATATCAGCATTTGAAAAGCATGTTCCAGACTTAGCAATCAGTGAGGTGCGCACACTGCTTGCGAAGTTTGGGCTAAATGAAAATCATGTGGAACGAGACGTCGAAAAGCTCTCTCCCGGTGAGCGCACGCGCGCCGGGCTTGCGCTGCTCCAGGTCCGGGGTGTCAACGTGCTCGTGCTTGATGAACCCACAAACCACCTAGACTTAGAAGCCATCGAGCAATTGGAGCAAGCATTAGCATCCTATGATGGCGTGCTGTTGTTGGTCACCCATGATCGTAGGATGTTGGAAGCCGTGCACCTTAATCGGCGGTGGCATGTCGAGGATGGATCCGTTAAGCAGTTATAA
- a CDS encoding OsmC family protein, giving the protein MTSIKATRTSPNTYTVVNDSGAELRVSAPGVPGTFSPRELLQAAVVGCASLSAEAQLAHQLGQDFQASATVEAKETTGLITDLLYTLHVDMQGLDKHAQDKLIASAARKIDRLCAVKRSIHHGINTEAVITA; this is encoded by the coding sequence ATGACCTCCATTAAAGCAACCCGAACCAGTCCAAATACTTACACTGTGGTCAATGATTCCGGCGCCGAACTTCGTGTCAGTGCACCCGGTGTTCCAGGCACGTTCTCCCCTAGGGAATTATTGCAGGCCGCGGTCGTTGGTTGCGCTTCTCTATCGGCGGAAGCCCAGCTTGCTCACCAATTGGGTCAAGATTTTCAGGCAAGTGCAACGGTAGAAGCAAAAGAAACCACAGGGCTGATCACTGATCTGCTCTACACCTTGCACGTTGATATGCAAGGTCTTGACAAGCATGCACAAGACAAACTTATCGCCAGTGCGGCTAGGAAAATTGATCGCCTTTGTGCTGTAAAACGATCAATCCATCATGGGATAAATACTGAGGCTGTTATAACTGCTTAA
- a CDS encoding cysteine desulfurase family protein, which produces MIYVDNAATTSVRKEAIEAMWPYMTGAFGNPSSPHEVGKIASAGLDDARAKVARIIGGRPNHITFTSGGTEANNLAIKGSCLANPRGRHLITTPIEHDSILETASYLERFHDFEITYLSPDRTGLVSPEQLCEVLRPDTTLVSIGYANNEVGTVQPIARLAQASTAPFHTDAVQAAHLPFDIGVDALSLSGHKFGAPKGTGMLWSKLPLEPVIHGGGQEKGRRSGTENVAGAVAFARALELTQEEHYPDLSEFITEVLRIPGATLTGHSQMRLDGHASFLFDGIGSETVLLELERHGIVCSPGSACGSGEVSHVLLALGFSEDQARTAVRCTFGTSHSREEIQFVATAIAEAVATVRGESLV; this is translated from the coding sequence ATGATCTATGTAGATAATGCTGCCACCACGAGCGTGCGAAAAGAAGCCATTGAGGCCATGTGGCCGTATATGACTGGAGCTTTTGGAAATCCCTCCAGCCCTCACGAGGTGGGCAAAATTGCCTCAGCCGGTTTAGACGATGCCCGGGCAAAAGTGGCGCGCATTATCGGCGGACGGCCCAATCACATCACTTTTACCTCTGGCGGTACTGAAGCTAACAACCTTGCAATAAAGGGAAGTTGCTTAGCCAACCCTCGTGGACGTCACCTCATCACCACCCCGATTGAGCATGACAGCATCCTTGAAACAGCGTCCTACCTGGAACGCTTCCACGATTTCGAGATCACCTATCTCTCCCCAGACCGCACCGGGTTGGTGAGCCCCGAGCAGCTATGTGAAGTACTAAGGCCTGATACCACGCTGGTCAGCATTGGTTATGCCAACAACGAGGTCGGTACGGTGCAGCCGATTGCACGATTAGCACAGGCTAGCACTGCCCCATTTCACACCGATGCTGTTCAAGCAGCGCATCTTCCTTTTGATATCGGCGTCGATGCACTTAGTTTGTCTGGCCATAAGTTTGGTGCGCCAAAAGGCACAGGCATGTTGTGGTCAAAACTTCCCCTTGAGCCCGTGATCCACGGTGGCGGGCAGGAAAAAGGGCGTCGGAGTGGCACAGAGAATGTCGCTGGTGCGGTTGCTTTTGCTCGGGCACTTGAGCTAACCCAGGAAGAACACTATCCAGATTTAAGTGAATTCATTACAGAAGTTCTTCGAATTCCTGGAGCAACTCTTACCGGGCATTCCCAGATGCGCCTTGATGGTCATGCTTCTTTCCTCTTTGACGGCATAGGATCTGAAACAGTGTTGCTTGAATTGGAACGACATGGCATTGTCTGCTCCCCTGGCTCTGCTTGTGGTTCCGGAGAAGTTTCGCATGTGTTGCTTGCTTTGGGGTTCAGCGAAGACCAAGCAAGAACGGCTGTGCGTTGTACTTTTGGTACATCGCACAGCCGTGAAGAGATTCAATTTGTGGCCACTGCTATTGCAGAGGCTGTAGCCACAGTACGTGGAGAATCGTTGGTTTAG
- a CDS encoding MarR family winged helix-turn-helix transcriptional regulator, translating into MSTDPAELENADILDQLAYEIILLTRYGVQNTPTLKRETIMDRSALILLSRLDVQGPMTVNELAESFALNVSTVHRQLKAAIANGLIEVVDDPDCPAKLHRPTQLGKEKLELELHARQQDLVRILHDWDAEDIKIHTQLLRKHNESLEDYLDLKWPRPKR; encoded by the coding sequence GTGTCTACAGATCCAGCAGAGCTTGAAAATGCGGATATCCTCGACCAACTCGCATATGAGATCATCTTGCTCACCCGCTATGGCGTACAAAACACTCCAACACTTAAGCGTGAAACCATCATGGATCGCAGCGCCCTTATTTTGCTCAGCCGCCTTGATGTTCAAGGTCCCATGACTGTTAATGAGTTAGCCGAAAGCTTCGCACTCAACGTTTCTACAGTTCACCGCCAGCTCAAAGCTGCAATTGCCAACGGCCTTATCGAAGTTGTCGATGACCCCGATTGTCCCGCTAAGCTGCATCGTCCCACACAGTTGGGGAAAGAAAAATTGGAGCTAGAGTTACATGCTCGCCAACAAGACCTTGTTCGCATCCTCCACGATTGGGATGCAGAAGACATTAAGATCCACACGCAACTTCTGCGCAAGCACAATGAAAGCTTGGAAGACTATCTCGATTTGAAGTGGCCCCGCCCAAAGCGCTAG
- a CDS encoding MBL fold metallo-hydrolase, protein MKITRHIHACVEIEHEGHRIVIDPGTFGAPNLDGATILVTHNHADHVDPDLLKPGMTIYAPKSVAHAIPVECHIVEHGRNFTVGPFSVEVLGSEHAMLTHSMPIAENVGYLINGRVLHPGDTFQPIKDVELALVPVNGPWVKMLDVEGYLKKFPPQRFIGIHDGIANERGLAINKKFLTHLGQTYGSEYLPLGEGESVEI, encoded by the coding sequence ATGAAAATCACTCGTCACATCCACGCTTGCGTAGAGATCGAGCACGAAGGCCACCGCATAGTTATTGATCCAGGAACTTTTGGAGCACCAAATCTAGATGGCGCCACCATCTTGGTCACCCATAACCATGCTGATCATGTGGACCCGGACTTGTTGAAACCAGGCATGACCATTTACGCACCAAAATCAGTAGCGCACGCCATTCCTGTGGAATGCCACATCGTCGAACACGGGCGAAACTTTACTGTCGGACCTTTTTCAGTTGAGGTTCTTGGCTCTGAACACGCAATGCTTACTCACTCCATGCCGATTGCCGAGAACGTCGGTTACCTGATTAACGGCAGGGTTCTTCACCCAGGCGATACCTTCCAGCCCATTAAAGACGTGGAACTGGCATTGGTTCCAGTCAATGGACCATGGGTGAAAATGCTAGATGTGGAAGGCTACCTGAAAAAATTCCCACCACAGCGTTTTATCGGAATCCACGATGGCATTGCCAACGAACGGGGCTTGGCGATCAACAAGAAGTTCTTAACACATCTTGGCCAGACTTATGGTTCGGAATATCTGCCACTTGGGGAAGGAGAATCAGTAGAGATTTAA
- the nadA gene encoding quinolinate synthase NadA: MTTSITPSVNLALQNSSSCNSELKEGPWFLDLPGMPDAYGPGASQGDPIPTHAPRQQVLPEKYQHASDEELHRRIRDAKNTLGDKVVILGHFYQRDEVIQHADFVGDSFQLARAAKTRPEAEAIVFCGVHFMAETADLLSTDKQSVILPNLAAGCSMADMADLDAVEDCWDQLTSIYGDEPIIPVTYMNSSAALKGFVGENGGIVCTSSNARSVLEWAFERGQRVLFFPDQHLGRNTAKAMGIGLDQMPLWNPNKPLGGNSVAELEHAKVLLWHGFCSVHKRFTVEQIEKARTEYPDVHVIVHPESPMPVVDAADSSGSTDFIVKAIQAAPAGSTFAIGTEINLVQRLAAQYPQHTIFCLDPIICPCSTMYRIHPGYLAWALEELVAGNVINQISVSDSVAAPARVALERMLSVAPAAKGAAK; this comes from the coding sequence ATGACCACCTCCATTACTCCCTCAGTCAACCTGGCTTTGCAAAACTCAAGCAGCTGCAATAGCGAACTTAAAGAAGGTCCTTGGTTTCTTGACCTCCCTGGTATGCCAGATGCCTATGGCCCCGGCGCGTCCCAGGGTGATCCCATTCCAACGCATGCGCCACGCCAACAAGTCCTGCCAGAAAAATATCAACACGCCAGTGATGAAGAACTACATCGTAGGATCCGTGATGCTAAAAACACCCTGGGTGACAAGGTAGTTATCCTAGGACACTTTTATCAGCGCGATGAAGTCATTCAGCACGCAGACTTTGTGGGTGATTCTTTCCAACTTGCTCGCGCAGCTAAAACCCGTCCCGAAGCTGAAGCCATTGTGTTCTGCGGTGTGCATTTCATGGCTGAAACCGCTGACCTTCTTTCCACTGATAAGCAGTCTGTCATTCTTCCCAACCTAGCTGCTGGTTGCTCCATGGCAGATATGGCTGATCTTGATGCTGTTGAGGATTGCTGGGATCAGTTGACCTCTATCTATGGAGATGAGCCAATTATCCCTGTTACCTACATGAATTCTTCGGCGGCTCTTAAAGGCTTCGTTGGTGAAAACGGTGGAATCGTGTGTACGTCATCCAATGCTCGTTCAGTTTTAGAGTGGGCGTTTGAACGTGGACAACGCGTACTGTTTTTCCCTGATCAACACTTGGGGCGTAATACTGCCAAAGCGATGGGCATTGGCCTTGATCAGATGCCGTTGTGGAATCCTAATAAGCCTTTGGGTGGAAACAGTGTCGCTGAACTTGAGCACGCAAAAGTGCTGCTCTGGCATGGTTTTTGCTCTGTCCACAAGCGTTTTACTGTCGAGCAGATTGAAAAGGCACGCACCGAATACCCTGACGTACACGTCATTGTTCACCCTGAATCCCCTATGCCAGTCGTTGATGCTGCTGATTCTTCTGGATCCACTGATTTCATCGTCAAGGCGATCCAGGCTGCTCCCGCAGGATCCACGTTTGCTATTGGTACTGAGATCAATCTGGTTCAGCGTTTAGCTGCGCAGTATCCACAGCACACCATTTTCTGCCTCGACCCTATCATCTGTCCTTGTTCCACCATGTACCGTATCCACCCTGGTTACCTGGCGTGGGCTTTGGAAGAACTAGTGGCAGGCAATGTTATTAACCAGATTTCTGTTTCTGATTCAGTGGCGGCTCCGGCCAGAGTTGCACTTGAACGCATGCTTTCTGTCGCTCCTGCTGCTAAAGGAGCTGCTAAATAG
- a CDS encoding DMT family transporter: MLAVLFGVLAGAIMPLQTSVNNRLRQSVGAPLLASFISFFVGTLTLIIATWITSGHPYPALANTAGHPWWIFTGGMLGVVLLTGNILLFPRVGSVQTVILPISGQIIMGLIIDSTGLAHSPQAPLSLIRILGAAAVLVGSLAAVGVFSKKSSSHTQTQGASIWLWRLFGVVMGMCQATQVAVNGYLGTILGSAIESALISFTVGTTALFILLLVTRTKWRGIDGAGEKNPWWMWIGGVIGATVIFSTAYLGPVIGTGVTVVVMLLGMMLASLLIDAFGILGSPRRRIHIAQILGLVVIIVGVSMIRI; encoded by the coding sequence ATGCTTGCAGTGCTATTCGGTGTGTTGGCGGGTGCCATCATGCCGCTCCAAACTTCGGTGAATAATAGATTGCGTCAATCCGTGGGAGCACCGCTGCTTGCATCGTTTATTTCCTTTTTTGTAGGTACTTTAACGCTGATTATCGCAACGTGGATTACCAGCGGACACCCGTACCCAGCACTGGCAAATACAGCCGGTCATCCATGGTGGATTTTCACCGGTGGCATGTTGGGAGTTGTCCTTCTTACCGGCAATATTTTGCTATTTCCGCGGGTTGGCAGTGTACAAACCGTCATTTTGCCTATTTCAGGGCAGATCATCATGGGCCTGATTATTGATTCAACGGGACTGGCGCATTCTCCTCAAGCCCCATTGTCTTTGATCAGAATCCTAGGTGCCGCAGCGGTACTTGTTGGCTCCCTAGCTGCAGTAGGAGTGTTTTCTAAGAAAAGTTCCAGCCATACACAAACTCAAGGTGCATCGATTTGGCTATGGCGCCTTTTTGGAGTGGTGATGGGTATGTGCCAAGCAACCCAGGTTGCTGTTAACGGATATTTGGGAACCATCCTAGGATCCGCTATTGAATCAGCACTTATATCCTTTACCGTTGGCACCACCGCTTTATTTATTCTGCTCTTGGTTACTAGAACGAAGTGGCGGGGCATTGATGGCGCAGGGGAGAAGAACCCTTGGTGGATGTGGATCGGAGGTGTTATTGGCGCAACAGTTATTTTCAGTACTGCTTATTTAGGGCCAGTCATCGGCACTGGTGTCACCGTGGTGGTCATGCTTTTGGGCATGATGTTGGCTAGTTTGCTCATTGATGCTTTTGGAATTCTTGGCAGCCCACGCCGTCGAATCCACATCGCCCAGATTCTAGGCCTTGTGGTGATCATCGTGGGCGTATCAATGATCAGGATTTAA
- a CDS encoding NUDIX hydrolase, which produces MPASPEIQMAVSTIIFALRPGPQDLPSLWTPFVPRTREPHLNKWALPGGWLPPHEELEVAAARTLAETTGLHPSYLEQLYTFGNVDRSPTGRVISVVYWALVRADEALQAVPGENVQWFPADHLPELAFDHNDIVNYALERLRTKVEYADIAHSFLGETFTIAQLRAVHEAVLGHKLDAANFRRSVATSPDLIDTGEVLAGTPHRPPKLYRFQR; this is translated from the coding sequence TTGCCTGCGTCACCAGAAATCCAGATGGCCGTATCCACGATCATCTTCGCGCTGCGCCCCGGTCCCCAAGACCTGCCCAGTTTGTGGACGCCATTTGTCCCACGCACACGCGAACCTCACCTCAACAAATGGGCACTACCCGGCGGCTGGCTTCCACCCCATGAAGAACTAGAAGTAGCTGCAGCACGCACTTTGGCAGAAACCACAGGCCTTCACCCCAGCTATTTGGAACAGCTTTACACTTTCGGCAACGTCGATCGCTCCCCCACTGGCCGAGTGATTTCCGTGGTGTATTGGGCTTTAGTTCGCGCCGATGAAGCCCTCCAAGCAGTCCCTGGTGAAAACGTCCAGTGGTTTCCAGCTGATCACCTCCCCGAGCTTGCATTCGACCACAATGACATCGTCAACTACGCCTTGGAAAGACTTCGCACCAAGGTTGAATATGCCGATATCGCACACTCCTTCCTAGGAGAAACATTCACCATCGCACAGCTACGTGCAGTACATGAAGCAGTTCTTGGCCACAAACTTGATGCCGCCAATTTTCGAAGATCCGTGGCCACCTCACCCGATCTCATCGACACTGGCGAAGTGCTTGCGGGAACACCGCACCGGCCACCCAAGCTCTACAGGTTCCAAAGATAA
- a CDS encoding MmcQ/YjbR family DNA-binding protein: MDLHHIAARHAQTLPLSTKEFPFGPEHEVYKVRGKVFLLLTILKGKPIITLKSDPEIGASLRSGFPTIEPGYHMNKVHWLSISAGERITVDLIEGLVEESYQLVVSTLPASKRP; the protein is encoded by the coding sequence ATGGATCTCCACCACATTGCAGCCAGGCATGCTCAGACTCTTCCTTTAAGCACTAAGGAATTCCCCTTTGGCCCTGAGCACGAAGTATACAAAGTGCGGGGAAAAGTGTTCTTGCTGCTCACCATCTTAAAAGGGAAGCCGATCATCACTTTAAAATCCGATCCAGAAATCGGAGCATCCTTGCGCAGTGGATTCCCCACAATCGAACCTGGATATCACATGAATAAAGTGCATTGGTTAAGTATCAGCGCAGGTGAGCGCATCACTGTTGATCTGATTGAGGGCCTGGTGGAGGAATCTTATCAATTGGTGGTATCCACATTGCCGGCCTCCAAACGCCCTTAA
- a CDS encoding MFS transporter, with product MPVTEEGKLFTPTFAMGWIANFLQFLVFYFLITTMALYAIKEFQASETQAGFAASSIVIGAVLARFVSGFIIDRFGRRKIVLIAVIVTMLACALYIPIESLTLLYLNRLLHGIAYAFAVTAIMAMVQELIPAARRSEGTGYLALGTTVSAAVGPALALFVLGSFGYDMLFVVVLATSIISLIAAVFMYFKTSDPEPTGQPVKFSFRSVVNPTIIPIGIFILLIGFSYSGVIAYINAFAEERDVITGAGLFFIAYAVSMFVMRSYLGKLQDRRGDNVVIYFGVFFFVVSLAILAFATANWQVVLSGIIAGLGYGTLMPAVQSIAVGLVDKSEFGSAFSTLFLFVDLGFGFGPIILGAVSSAIGFGSMYAVLAGVGVVAGIFYTFTHARTDRAKNGFVQEVEKVAVES from the coding sequence GTGCCCGTAACCGAAGAGGGAAAACTGTTTACACCCACATTTGCGATGGGATGGATTGCTAACTTCTTGCAATTCTTAGTGTTTTATTTCCTGATCACCACCATGGCGCTTTATGCCATCAAGGAATTTCAAGCCTCTGAAACTCAGGCCGGTTTTGCAGCCAGCTCCATTGTGATTGGTGCGGTACTAGCAAGGTTTGTATCCGGCTTTATTATCGATCGCTTTGGTCGACGCAAAATCGTTCTGATTGCCGTTATCGTCACGATGCTGGCATGTGCGCTTTATATTCCTATTGAATCCTTGACACTTTTGTATCTCAATAGGCTTTTGCATGGAATTGCATATGCTTTTGCAGTAACTGCAATTATGGCGATGGTCCAAGAACTGATCCCTGCCGCGAGACGGTCTGAAGGCACCGGCTACCTTGCTTTGGGCACAACGGTATCTGCAGCAGTAGGCCCAGCTCTAGCGCTTTTTGTCCTAGGATCATTCGGCTATGACATGCTCTTTGTCGTAGTTTTGGCAACCTCGATTATTTCTTTAATTGCCGCCGTATTCATGTACTTCAAAACCTCTGATCCTGAACCAACCGGCCAGCCAGTGAAATTCAGTTTTAGATCCGTTGTCAATCCAACAATCATCCCCATCGGAATCTTTATTCTGCTCATTGGATTTTCCTACTCCGGTGTCATTGCCTATATCAATGCGTTTGCTGAAGAACGCGATGTCATTACCGGTGCAGGTCTATTCTTCATCGCATACGCGGTATCGATGTTTGTCATGCGTAGTTACCTAGGCAAACTGCAAGACCGCCGTGGCGACAACGTAGTGATTTACTTCGGCGTATTTTTCTTCGTTGTATCTCTAGCGATTTTGGCTTTTGCTACCGCCAACTGGCAGGTAGTGCTATCTGGCATTATTGCTGGCCTCGGATATGGCACATTGATGCCAGCAGTTCAATCTATCGCAGTCGGCCTTGTAGATAAATCCGAATTCGGCTCTGCTTTTTCGACCCTGTTCCTATTCGTAGACTTAGGTTTTGGTTTCGGCCCCATTATCCTAGGAGCGGTTTCCTCAGCGATTGGTTTTGGATCCATGTACGCAGTACTAGCAGGTGTCGGAGTTGTCGCTGGAATCTTCTACACCTTCACCCACGCTCGGACAGACCGCGCTAAAAATGGTTTTGTCCAAGAAGTGGAAAAGGTAGCTGTAGAAAGCTAA
- a CDS encoding zinc ribbon domain-containing protein YjdM, which translates to MSDQLAPCPECNSEYTYENGGMLVCPMCAHEWVEGEAVEETTAVIKDSVGNILADGDSVSIVKSLKVKGGGAIKIGTKVSGIRLLEEPVDGHDIEAKVPGFGQMRLKSSVVKKA; encoded by the coding sequence ATGTCTGATCAATTAGCTCCCTGCCCTGAGTGCAACAGTGAATATACTTATGAAAACGGTGGCATGCTGGTATGCCCAATGTGTGCACACGAGTGGGTCGAAGGTGAAGCAGTGGAAGAAACCACCGCTGTCATTAAAGATTCCGTGGGAAACATCTTGGCCGATGGGGATTCTGTATCCATCGTGAAAAGCCTCAAAGTCAAAGGTGGCGGAGCCATCAAGATTGGTACTAAAGTCAGTGGCATTCGTTTGTTGGAAGAGCCCGTTGATGGCCACGATATTGAAGCCAAGGTTCCTGGATTTGGTCAGATGCGCCTGAAATCCAGTGTGGTGAAGAAAGCCTAG